A window from Candidatus Delongbacteria bacterium encodes these proteins:
- a CDS encoding glycosyl hydrolase 53 family protein, translated as MNGFLRLLACGWLVSRAVAVQWGADLSSLPRLQAAGAVWTRDGAAVDPLDAMADQGWGLLRLRLWHTPQEPWQGLDSTLALARRGRAAGLDLLLDFHYSDTWADPGHQEPPAAWQGLALPALRDSVRGYTRRVLERFAAADCAPGWVQLGNEIDGGLLWPVGRVDGAWDTPTQWSALRGLLQAASQGVDEAFPGAAAPPGRLLHLANSGWEAGCRRWLDSMSTTDGPDFEGIALSYYPWWHGPPEQLQLTLNSLAQRYGRDLFIVETAYPFTLGWDDDTHNLVGMENQLVPGFPATPAGQRAFLAMLRERLAAVPDGLGHALLGWEPAWIAAPGAGSAVENLAWFDFGGQALPALGLPAQLDPGVPRLEIRPLGSARLRLDWEPVPGVDHFLLEAAAAPQGPWSPTDSLGCCGWESPPLEGTGFLRLRSLAPTP; from the coding sequence ATGAACGGATTCCTGCGCCTGCTGGCTTGCGGCTGGCTCGTCAGCCGGGCCGTCGCCGTGCAGTGGGGCGCCGACCTCTCCAGCCTGCCGCGCCTGCAGGCGGCGGGGGCCGTCTGGACCCGGGACGGCGCGGCGGTGGATCCCCTGGACGCCATGGCCGACCAGGGCTGGGGTCTGCTGCGCCTGCGGCTCTGGCACACGCCCCAGGAGCCTTGGCAGGGCCTGGATTCCACCCTGGCCCTGGCCCGGCGCGGGCGCGCGGCGGGGCTGGACCTGCTGCTGGATTTCCACTACAGCGACACGTGGGCCGATCCCGGCCACCAGGAACCGCCCGCCGCCTGGCAGGGTCTGGCGCTGCCCGCCCTGCGGGACAGCGTGCGCGGCTACACGCGCCGCGTGCTGGAGCGCTTCGCCGCGGCGGACTGCGCCCCGGGCTGGGTGCAGCTGGGCAACGAGATCGACGGCGGCCTGCTCTGGCCTGTCGGCCGCGTGGACGGCGCCTGGGACACGCCCACCCAGTGGAGCGCGCTGCGCGGCCTACTGCAGGCCGCCTCCCAGGGCGTCGACGAGGCCTTCCCGGGCGCCGCTGCGCCGCCGGGCCGGCTGCTCCATCTAGCCAACAGCGGCTGGGAGGCGGGCTGCCGGCGCTGGTTGGACAGCATGTCCACAACCGACGGTCCAGACTTCGAAGGTATTGCGCTGAGCTACTATCCCTGGTGGCACGGCCCGCCCGAACAGCTGCAGCTTACGTTGAACAGCCTGGCTCAGCGCTATGGCCGCGACCTGTTCATCGTCGAGACGGCCTATCCTTTCACCCTGGGCTGGGACGACGACACCCACAACCTGGTGGGGATGGAGAACCAGCTTGTGCCGGGCTTCCCCGCCACGCCGGCGGGCCAGCGGGCCTTCCTGGCCATGCTGCGGGAGCGGCTGGCCGCCGTGCCCGACGGGTTGGGCCACGCCCTGCTGGGCTGGGAGCCCGCCTGGATCGCCGCCCCCGGCGCAGGCAGCGCCGTGGAGAACCTGGCCTGGTTTGATTTTGGCGGCCAGGCCTTGCCCGCCCTGGGCCTGCCCGCCCAGCTGGATCCGGGTGTGCCACGGCTGGAGATCCGGCCGCTGGGTTCGGCCCGCTTGCGGCTGGACTGGGAGCCCGTGCCCGGCGTGGACCACTTCCTGCTGGAGGCGGCCGCGGCTCCGCAGGGCCCCTGGAGCCCGACGGACAGCCTGGGCTGCTGTGGTTGGGAGTCGCCCCCGCTGGAAGGGACGGGCTTCCTGCGGCTGCGCAGCCTGGCGCCAACGCCCTGA
- a CDS encoding thymidine phosphorylase produces MTPYEIIQKKQRGEANTAEEIRFMVAGALDGRVMEAQLSSWFMAIYFRDMNPEETWILTQAMRTSGEVLDFSALPGRKVDKHSTGGVGDKITFILAPLLAAVGLLVPSITGRGLGHTGGTLDKLESLPGLKTRLDQAEMSRVLQAAGHALVGQTENLVPADRLFYALRDVTATVESAPLICSSILSKKLAEGVDALVLDVKHGHGAIFQQQDQAEELARRLVATCTRGGLPVGAVLSDMNAPLGRQIGNWNELLESDECLQGFGSPDLVELTLALGTAALVLLEPGLAPVGALRRLKAALADGSARECYLRMIEAQGGSREWFLAPHHAPRPAQGRTITAARAGWVADIQSRELGLVGIQLGAGRARKEDGIDHFAGLTLHVQTGESVRAGQALCDIYAGPGIDLEALLERTRAAFVLAETRPERPAPIHTDARGLGWSSRVSATQGLPFSAAQWQELIRAEGLGLHEHPLSPSRLG; encoded by the coding sequence ATGACTCCCTACGAGATCATCCAAAAGAAGCAGCGGGGCGAGGCCAACACGGCCGAGGAGATTCGCTTCATGGTGGCGGGCGCGCTGGACGGGCGCGTGATGGAGGCCCAGCTCTCCAGTTGGTTCATGGCCATCTACTTCCGCGACATGAACCCGGAGGAGACCTGGATCCTCACCCAGGCCATGCGCACGTCGGGCGAAGTGCTGGACTTCAGCGCGCTGCCGGGCCGCAAGGTGGACAAGCACTCGACGGGCGGCGTGGGCGACAAAATCACCTTCATCCTGGCGCCGCTGCTGGCGGCCGTGGGCCTCTTGGTGCCGAGCATCACGGGCCGGGGCCTGGGCCACACCGGCGGGACGCTGGACAAGCTGGAGAGCCTGCCCGGGCTGAAGACGCGGCTGGACCAGGCGGAAATGAGCCGCGTGCTGCAGGCCGCCGGCCATGCGCTGGTGGGCCAGACGGAGAACCTCGTCCCCGCGGACCGGCTCTTCTACGCCCTGCGCGACGTCACGGCCACGGTGGAGTCCGCCCCGCTGATCTGCTCGTCCATCCTTTCCAAGAAACTGGCCGAGGGCGTGGACGCGCTGGTGCTGGACGTCAAGCATGGCCACGGCGCCATTTTCCAGCAGCAGGACCAGGCCGAGGAGCTGGCCCGCCGGCTGGTGGCCACCTGCACGCGCGGCGGCCTGCCCGTGGGCGCCGTGCTCAGCGACATGAACGCGCCTCTTGGCCGGCAGATCGGCAACTGGAACGAGCTGCTGGAATCCGACGAGTGCCTGCAGGGCTTCGGCAGCCCGGACCTCGTGGAACTGACCCTGGCCCTGGGCACGGCGGCCCTGGTGCTGCTCGAACCAGGTCTGGCGCCCGTTGGGGCCCTGCGCCGGCTCAAGGCCGCCCTGGCCGACGGCAGCGCGCGGGAGTGCTACCTGCGGATGATCGAGGCCCAGGGCGGTTCGCGCGAATGGTTCCTGGCCCCGCACCACGCTCCCCGTCCGGCCCAGGGCCGCACGATCACGGCCGCGCGGGCGGGCTGGGTGGCGGACATCCAGTCCCGCGAGCTGGGGCTGGTGGGCATCCAGCTGGGGGCCGGCCGCGCCCGCAAGGAAGACGGCATCGACCACTTCGCCGGCCTGACCCTGCATGTCCAGACGGGCGAATCCGTCCGGGCGGGCCAGGCTCTGTGTGACATCTACGCCGGCCCGGGCATCGATCTGGAGGCCCTGCTGGAGCGCACGCGCGCCGCTTTCGTACTGGCGGAGACCCGGCCGGAGCGCCCGGCGCCCATCCACACCGACGCCCGGGGCCTGGGCTGGAGCAGCCGGGTGAGCGCCACCCAGGGCCTGCCCTTCAGCGCCGCCCAGTGGCAGGAGCTGATCCGGGCCGAGGGGCTGGGGCTGCACGAGCATCCCCTCTCGCCGTCCCGCCTGGGTTGA
- the deoC gene encoding deoxyribose-phosphate aldolase — protein sequence MIDHTLLKPDAQRADVERLCREARENRFASVCVNPCWVPLCARLLEGSTVKVCTVIGFPLGATTSRAKASETRQAVRDGAQEVDMVLNVGLAKDGEWRQVEDDVRGVVEAAGKRVLSKVILETCLLTDEQIVKACLACRAAGADFVKTSTGFSSGGATAEHVALMRRVVGAGMGVKASGGVRTLNDAVQLIESGADRLGASASVAIVGGKPTAGGGY from the coding sequence CGAGGCCCGCGAGAACCGCTTCGCCAGCGTCTGCGTCAACCCCTGCTGGGTGCCGCTCTGCGCGCGCCTGCTCGAGGGCTCCACGGTCAAGGTCTGCACGGTGATCGGCTTCCCGCTGGGGGCCACCACCAGCCGGGCCAAGGCCTCCGAGACGCGCCAGGCCGTGCGCGACGGCGCCCAGGAAGTGGACATGGTGCTCAACGTGGGCCTGGCCAAGGACGGCGAGTGGCGCCAGGTGGAGGATGACGTGCGCGGCGTGGTGGAGGCCGCGGGCAAGCGCGTCCTCTCCAAGGTGATCCTCGAGACCTGCCTGCTGACGGACGAGCAGATCGTCAAAGCCTGCCTGGCCTGCCGGGCGGCGGGCGCGGATTTCGTCAAGACCTCCACGGGCTTCAGCTCGGGCGGCGCGACGGCCGAGCACGTGGCCCTGATGCGCCGCGTGGTGGGCGCGGGCATGGGGGTCAAGGCCTCCGGCGGCGTGCGCACCTTGAACGACGCCGTGCAGCTCATCGAGTCCGGCGCCGACCGGCTGGGCGCCAGCGCCAGCGTGGCCATCGTGGGCGGCAAGCCAACCGCTGGCGGCGGCTACTGA